One segment of Methylotenera versatilis 79 DNA contains the following:
- a CDS encoding NAD(P)/FAD-dependent oxidoreductase → MLRITEIKLPIATSAEEGHTEAELRVAAIKKLGISASDLTSFSIFKRGTDARKSHAILLVYSLDVVIENEAKVLAKFAKDPHVKLTPDTDYKAVASAPTHLKSRPIVIGFGPAGIFAALILAQAGFKPIVLERGKAVKERTKDTWDLWRKSKLHPESNVQFGEGGAGTFSDGKLWSQIKDPKHYGRKVLEEFVAAGAPAEILYISHPHIGTFRLVSMVENMRNNIIALGGEIRFNSRVDDIEIKDNAVQGVMLANGEQIPSNHVVLAVGHSARDTFEMVHKKGIFVEAKPFSIGFRIEHPQSLIDKARYGSSYSEDLISKLGAAEYKLVHHASNGRSVYSFCMCPGGTVVAATSEEGRVATNGMSQYSRNERNANSGIVVGITPEVDFPAHPLAGIELQRQLESHAYVLGGNNYAAPAQLIGDFLANKPSQQLGEVAPSYTPGVHLTNLESALPQFAIDAIREAIPAFAKQIKGYDMAEGILTGVETRTSSPIRIKRDDDSLESINTKGLYPCGEGAGYAGGILSAGVDGIKVAEAVILDINKL, encoded by the coding sequence ATGTTAAGAATCACCGAAATCAAATTACCCATCGCCACATCTGCTGAAGAAGGCCATACAGAGGCAGAACTTCGCGTGGCGGCGATTAAAAAATTGGGGATTAGCGCGAGTGATTTAACCAGTTTTAGCATTTTTAAGCGCGGCACAGATGCACGCAAGTCGCATGCGATATTGCTGGTTTATTCGCTGGATGTGGTGATTGAAAATGAAGCAAAAGTATTGGCAAAATTCGCTAAAGATCCGCATGTTAAGTTAACGCCTGATACAGACTATAAAGCGGTTGCCAGCGCACCGACGCATTTAAAATCGCGACCGATTGTGATTGGCTTTGGCCCTGCGGGGATTTTTGCCGCATTGATTTTAGCGCAAGCAGGATTCAAACCGATTGTGCTGGAACGCGGTAAAGCCGTGAAAGAAAGAACCAAAGATACTTGGGATTTATGGCGCAAAAGTAAACTGCATCCAGAATCGAATGTGCAGTTTGGTGAAGGTGGCGCTGGTACTTTTTCGGATGGAAAATTGTGGAGCCAGATTAAAGACCCCAAACATTATGGACGCAAAGTGCTGGAAGAGTTTGTGGCGGCTGGCGCACCAGCAGAGATTCTGTATATCAGCCATCCGCACATCGGCACGTTTCGCTTAGTGAGTATGGTCGAAAATATGCGCAACAATATTATCGCGCTGGGCGGTGAGATTCGTTTTAATTCGCGCGTAGATGATATTGAGATTAAAGATAACGCTGTTCAAGGTGTGATGCTGGCGAATGGCGAACAGATTCCCAGTAATCATGTTGTATTGGCGGTTGGACATAGTGCGCGTGATACGTTTGAAATGGTGCACAAAAAAGGTATTTTTGTGGAAGCCAAGCCTTTTTCCATCGGCTTTCGTATTGAACATCCGCAATCGTTAATCGACAAAGCACGTTATGGCAGCAGCTATAGTGAAGATTTAATCAGCAAGCTAGGAGCGGCTGAATATAAATTGGTGCACCACGCCAGCAATGGTCGTAGCGTTTATAGTTTTTGCATGTGCCCAGGCGGCACGGTTGTTGCAGCCACTTCTGAAGAAGGTCGCGTGGCGACAAACGGTATGAGCCAATACAGCCGCAATGAACGCAATGCCAATTCAGGTATTGTCGTGGGCATCACGCCTGAAGTAGATTTTCCCGCGCATCCGTTGGCAGGGATTGAACTACAGCGTCAATTAGAAAGTCATGCTTATGTGCTGGGTGGCAATAATTACGCAGCACCAGCCCAATTGATTGGTGACTTTTTAGCCAATAAACCATCTCAACAATTGGGTGAAGTTGCACCTTCGTACACGCCTGGCGTTCATCTGACTAATCTGGAATCTGCGTTACCTCAATTTGCGATTGATGCGATTCGTGAGGCGATTCCTGCGTTTGCTAAGCAGATAAAAGGTTATGATATGGCTGAAGGCATTTTAACGGGCGTGGAAACGCGCACCAGCAGCCCAATCCGTATCAAGCGCGACGATGACTCGCTTGAAAGTATTAATACCAAAGGTTTGTACCCATGCGGCGAAGGTGCTGGCTATGCAGGCGGCATTTTATCTGCTGGCGTTGATGGCATTAAAGTGGCAGAAGCAGTCATTCTTGACATCAACAAACTATAA
- a CDS encoding beta-barrel assembly-enhancing protease: MNLRHKGIIITIMKLKLTLINEQINRQKTTSAKIALVIFTQTIFITGLFVTNTTLADNIKQSAISGKPYEDGGLNTNIPSRDLDTNLPDLGDIAQTVLTPQDEQRIAEQILRQVAVSDDVLEDAEVTDYLQAVGQRLAASGPDKRQTFNFFVVRDNSINAFAMPGGIIGVHTGLILASNSESEMAGVLGHEIGHVTQRHLARMLASQKYDTFKNIAGIALALLVARANPELASGALTASTAAGVQRQLDYTREHEREADRVGLTILDAAGYDVRAMPAFFTTLQRGTRFVEGTAPSFLRSHPLTAERIADVSNRVETMPYRQVPDSLDFQLVKAKLRAGNGMAQSAIDQFQDNLKERRFANETAENYGLAVAMLRKNDLAGASKQMQWLKTNAAKHPFIENLAARIEVARNNPQAAAIQYAKALTLFPNHRALIYGYAEHYLATNQPDKALQLIAEKQPLFPTDAYFYDMMAKAYAAKGKDLLRFQAQGEAYYRKYNLSRAVEQFDFAVKAKDGNFYEHSIVDARLKELRRLQANEKTALERMG, translated from the coding sequence ATGAACTTGCGCCATAAAGGCATTATCATAACAATAATGAAATTAAAGTTAACATTAATTAATGAGCAAATTAATCGGCAAAAAACCACCAGCGCAAAAATTGCCTTAGTGATTTTTACGCAGACGATTTTTATAACAGGTTTGTTTGTGACCAATACAACATTGGCAGACAACATCAAACAATCTGCGATTTCTGGCAAACCTTATGAAGATGGTGGGCTAAATACAAATATACCTAGCCGAGATTTAGATACTAATTTGCCAGATTTGGGCGATATTGCGCAAACGGTATTAACGCCACAAGATGAACAGCGCATTGCCGAACAGATTTTACGCCAAGTGGCTGTGAGCGATGATGTATTAGAAGATGCGGAAGTCACCGATTATCTACAGGCGGTTGGTCAAAGATTAGCCGCCAGTGGCCCAGATAAACGCCAGACGTTTAACTTTTTCGTCGTGCGCGATAATTCGATTAATGCATTCGCTATGCCAGGCGGCATTATTGGTGTTCACACGGGTTTGATTTTAGCGTCAAATAGCGAATCTGAAATGGCTGGTGTGTTGGGGCATGAGATCGGGCATGTGACGCAACGTCATTTGGCGCGGATGTTGGCTTCGCAAAAATACGATACCTTCAAAAATATTGCAGGAATTGCACTGGCTTTATTGGTTGCGCGAGCCAATCCAGAGCTCGCTAGCGGAGCATTAACCGCTTCAACTGCGGCAGGCGTGCAACGGCAATTAGATTACACGCGAGAACATGAACGTGAAGCGGACCGCGTTGGTTTAACCATATTAGACGCGGCGGGATACGATGTGCGTGCGATGCCAGCATTTTTTACCACTTTGCAACGTGGCACGCGCTTTGTAGAAGGCACGGCGCCTAGCTTTTTACGTTCGCATCCACTCACGGCGGAGCGCATTGCGGACGTATCAAACCGTGTCGAAACCATGCCTTACCGGCAAGTGCCAGATAGTTTGGATTTTCAACTGGTTAAGGCGAAATTGCGCGCTGGCAACGGCATGGCGCAATCGGCGATTGACCAATTTCAAGATAATTTGAAAGAGCGCAGATTTGCCAATGAAACAGCCGAGAATTATGGTTTGGCAGTGGCGATGTTGCGCAAAAATGATTTAGCCGGCGCAAGCAAACAAATGCAATGGTTAAAAACCAATGCGGCTAAGCATCCTTTTATTGAAAACTTGGCTGCGCGCATTGAAGTCGCGCGTAATAATCCGCAGGCGGCGGCTATTCAATACGCTAAAGCACTGACGTTATTCCCTAATCACCGCGCGCTGATTTATGGTTATGCCGAACATTATTTGGCCACGAATCAGCCAGATAAAGCACTTCAGTTGATTGCGGAAAAACAACCGCTGTTTCCAACGGATGCTTATTTTTATGACATGATGGCAAAAGCGTATGCGGCAAAAGGTAAAGATCTCTTGCGCTTTCAGGCGCAGGGCGAAGCTTATTATCGCAAATATAATTTAAGCAGAGCCGTTGAGCAGTTTGATTTCGCGGTCAAAGCCAAAGACGGTAATTTTTATGAGCATTCCATTGTAGATGCGCGTTTAAAAGAATTACGTCGTTTGCAGGCAAATGAAAAAACCGCACTGGAAAGGATGGGCTGA
- a CDS encoding thiosulfate oxidation carrier protein SoxY produces the protein MQRRDFLSVFLGLVTLLITPINALAATWNKRAFEATKFSNAASDLAISNELPSNDIDINAPDRAENGAIVQLEINSRIPNTESIAIFVEHNPTTLIGHFTFSNGALPKLVTRIKMAETSDVKIVVKAGDQYFTASKNVVVLENGCG, from the coding sequence ATGCAACGTAGAGATTTTTTAAGTGTTTTTTTGGGTTTGGTAACATTGTTGATTACGCCCATAAATGCGCTAGCCGCCACTTGGAACAAGCGCGCATTTGAAGCAACAAAGTTCAGCAATGCTGCTAGTGATTTGGCGATTAGCAATGAGCTACCGAGTAATGATATCGATATTAACGCGCCAGATCGTGCAGAAAATGGCGCAATCGTACAATTGGAAATCAATAGCCGCATACCGAATACCGAATCGATTGCAATATTTGTAGAACATAATCCGACCACGTTGATTGGACATTTTACGTTTAGCAACGGTGCACTACCAAAATTGGTGACGCGTATTAAAATGGCAGAAACTTCTGATGTGAAAATAGTGGTTAAGGCGGGCGACCAATATTTTACTGCTTCCAAAAATGTGGTGGTGCTTGAAAACGGTTGCGGCTAA
- a CDS encoding HdaA/DnaA family protein codes for MKQLLLDIKPAAPPTLQNFVVGRNAEALASLTLSISGNSPRFIYLWGESGSGKSHLLQACKAIGANVADNVHLLDNAAQIDLFNQYNQRKEADEFMITAGLHAPTQMGLRDDLATRLAWGLVYQLHPLNDIEKATALKQHAFERGMKLPDEVVDYCLRYLRRDLPTLMATLDALDEWSLTMQKPITVPMLRKLLQLNLDL; via the coding sequence ATGAAACAACTGCTACTCGACATTAAACCTGCCGCGCCACCCACATTGCAAAACTTTGTGGTGGGGCGTAATGCGGAAGCGCTGGCGAGCTTAACCCTTTCGATTAGCGGTAATTCACCACGATTTATTTATTTGTGGGGCGAGTCTGGTTCAGGTAAAAGTCATTTATTACAAGCATGCAAAGCAATCGGTGCGAACGTAGCCGATAACGTGCATTTACTGGATAACGCAGCGCAAATTGATTTATTTAACCAATATAATCAACGCAAAGAAGCGGACGAATTTATGATTACCGCAGGTTTGCATGCGCCCACACAAATGGGTTTGCGCGACGACCTAGCAACGCGATTGGCTTGGGGTTTGGTGTATCAGTTACATCCACTAAATGATATTGAAAAAGCCACTGCACTTAAACAGCACGCTTTTGAGCGCGGCATGAAATTGCCCGATGAAGTGGTGGATTATTGCCTGCGTTATCTGCGCCGCGATTTACCAACGCTAATGGCGACTTTAGATGCGCTGGACGAATGGTCGCTGACCATGCAAAAACCGATTACAGTGCCAATGTTGCGCAAATTATTGCAACTCAATCTGGATTTGTAA
- a CDS encoding calcium:proton antiporter, producing the protein MSNGSTISTSSIVAPVLALIVLGLTQLQLNLGNIESIVMAIALIGAVLAAVHHAETIAHKLGEPYGTLLLATAITVIEVGLILSLMLTGGPETAALARDTVFAAVMIIITGIVGICSLIGGMLYKEQVFKLHGANAALSTLTAIVVLTLILPNYTLTTRGPVYSGSQLAFIALVSLVLYGTFVFVQAIRHRNYFLDAKDNNDDEESDFEGNSISADENKDSNRVTYISAGMLLICLVAVVLLAKSLAPTIEDFVKLIHAPHQLVGVIIASIVLLPEGLAAVRAARKNMFQTSLNLALGSALASIGLTIPAVAILSLATGWTLFLGIDMKSTVLVLLALFVNAISLATGRTNVLQGVILLVIFGVYLFTTAIP; encoded by the coding sequence ATGAGTAACGGTTCAACCATTTCAACATCATCCATCGTTGCCCCAGTGCTCGCTTTAATCGTATTAGGGTTAACTCAGTTACAGTTAAATTTAGGCAATATCGAATCCATCGTCATGGCCATTGCGTTAATTGGCGCGGTATTAGCGGCAGTCCATCACGCAGAAACGATCGCACATAAACTGGGTGAGCCGTATGGAACTTTATTATTGGCAACGGCTATTACTGTTATCGAAGTCGGGCTGATTTTATCGTTAATGTTAACTGGCGGGCCCGAAACCGCTGCATTGGCGCGCGATACGGTATTCGCAGCAGTGATGATTATCATCACTGGTATTGTCGGCATCTGTTCATTAATCGGCGGCATGTTATACAAAGAGCAAGTGTTTAAACTGCATGGCGCGAATGCTGCCCTATCCACTTTGACAGCGATTGTGGTGTTAACGCTAATTTTACCCAACTACACATTAACCACACGCGGACCTGTTTACAGTGGAAGCCAACTGGCTTTTATCGCACTGGTTTCGCTGGTTTTATACGGCACGTTTGTATTTGTGCAGGCCATTCGCCACAGAAATTATTTTTTAGATGCAAAAGATAATAACGACGATGAAGAAAGCGACTTTGAAGGAAATTCAATTTCTGCCGACGAGAATAAAGATTCTAATCGAGTCACTTACATTAGCGCAGGCATGTTATTGATTTGCTTGGTAGCTGTTGTATTGCTGGCAAAATCGCTTGCGCCAACCATTGAAGATTTTGTGAAGTTGATTCATGCACCGCATCAATTGGTGGGCGTGATTATCGCAAGTATCGTTTTACTGCCAGAAGGCTTGGCCGCTGTACGCGCCGCGCGTAAGAACATGTTTCAAACCAGTTTGAATTTAGCGTTGGGCTCAGCACTCGCCAGTATCGGCCTAACCATTCCTGCCGTTGCGATTCTATCGCTGGCAACAGGATGGACGCTGTTTTTAGGCATCGATATGAAATCGACCGTTTTAGTGTTGTTGGCTTTGTTTGTAAACGCCATTTCACTGGCAACTGGCCGCACCAATGTTTTACAAGGCGTGATACTTTTGGTGATATTTGGCGTATATCTGTTTACGACCGCAATTCCATAA
- a CDS encoding NfeD family protein, with product MIDAMWIWGAIGLLLLAVEMAIGTVYVLWFGISALCVAIATWVFPTMPPAIQFAIFAALSIGSLAIWKLFYKKTETHSRVGQAQGEEIGRTGTVIESVNANQNGKISFVQGLMGSREWVAVANETIEVGSQAKVIAVEGNALRIIKI from the coding sequence ATGATTGATGCAATGTGGATTTGGGGCGCAATTGGCTTATTGTTGCTGGCTGTAGAGATGGCGATCGGTACCGTTTATGTATTATGGTTTGGTATTTCTGCGCTGTGTGTTGCGATTGCCACTTGGGTATTTCCTACCATGCCGCCAGCCATACAATTTGCGATTTTTGCCGCGTTGTCGATTGGTTCTTTAGCGATTTGGAAGCTTTTTTACAAGAAAACGGAAACACATTCCAGAGTTGGCCAAGCGCAAGGTGAAGAGATTGGTCGCACTGGAACGGTAATTGAAAGTGTTAACGCTAATCAGAACGGCAAAATAAGTTTTGTACAAGGTTTGATGGGTAGCCGCGAATGGGTCGCTGTGGCAAATGAAACGATTGAAGTGGGCAGCCAAGCCAAAGTAATAGCCGTTGAGGGTAATGCTTTACGCATTATCAAGATTTGA
- a CDS encoding SPFH domain-containing protein — MTEVSLILIFLVAIAIFKGVRIVPQGEEWVVERLGKFAGVLSPGLHVINPIFTKVSYKVTTKDIILEIPQQEVITADNAVILANAVAFIKVSNIERAVYGIENFREAMRNMVQTNLRSIIGGMELNHALTSRDRIKTELKLAIADEALDWGLTVKSVEIQDIKPSTNMQDAMERQAAAERERVAVVTEAEGAKQSLILNAEARLEAARKDAEAQMVGAKASAESIKFITEAVKENNASAMFLLGDRYITSLQKISASNNSKIVIMPGDLVGAVKSLIGSK, encoded by the coding sequence ATGACAGAAGTTAGTTTAATACTCATATTTTTAGTGGCGATAGCCATATTCAAAGGCGTGCGTATTGTGCCGCAAGGTGAAGAGTGGGTGGTAGAGCGCTTAGGTAAATTTGCCGGCGTGCTTTCACCGGGTTTACATGTGATTAACCCAATCTTTACTAAAGTAAGTTACAAAGTCACCACTAAAGATATTATTTTAGAAATCCCACAGCAAGAAGTGATTACAGCCGATAACGCGGTGATTTTGGCCAATGCGGTGGCGTTTATAAAAGTCAGTAATATCGAACGCGCTGTTTATGGCATTGAAAATTTCCGTGAAGCGATGCGTAATATGGTGCAAACGAATTTACGTTCAATTATTGGCGGCATGGAATTGAATCATGCGCTGACTTCGCGCGACCGTATTAAAACAGAGCTTAAATTAGCAATCGCTGATGAAGCACTGGATTGGGGATTAACGGTAAAATCCGTTGAAATTCAAGATATTAAGCCATCGACTAATATGCAAGATGCGATGGAAAGACAAGCAGCAGCAGAGCGTGAACGCGTTGCGGTGGTAACTGAAGCAGAAGGCGCAAAACAATCACTGATTTTAAACGCAGAAGCGCGATTAGAAGCGGCGCGTAAAGATGCAGAAGCACAAATGGTGGGGGCTAAAGCCTCTGCGGAATCGATTAAATTCATTACTGAGGCGGTAAAAGAAAACAACGCCTCAGCTATGTTCTTATTGGGCGATCGCTATATCACTTCACTACAAAAAATCTCAGCTTCCAACAACAGTAAAATCGTCATCATGCCAGGCGATTTAGTTGGTGCGGTTAAAAGTTTGATTGGCAGTAAATAG
- the purM gene encoding phosphoribosylformylglycinamidine cyclo-ligase, whose product MNTTNPEKTATNPSTNSISYRDAGVDMEAGDALVEQIKPYAKRTMRPEVLAGIGGFGSLFEMPKKFKNPVLVSGTDGVGTKLKLAFELNKHDTVGIDLVAMSVNDILVQGAEPLFFLDYFACGKLEVGTAAQVIKGIAEGCEQSGCALVGGETAEMPGMYPAGEYDLAGFAVGCVDKEKIINGLSIAAGDVVLGLASSGAHSNGYSLIRKLIANSGIDFESDFHGKKFKDVVMAPTRIYVKSLLKLIETLPTKGMAHITGGGITENIPRVLPAGLTAEINAKSWDLPPLFKWLQAQGNITHSEMYRTFNCGIGMVVIMSKTDAAAAKKLLEDAGETVYEIGSIRAQNNGEAPTIVV is encoded by the coding sequence TTGAACACCACGAACCCAGAAAAAACCGCTACAAACCCAAGCACAAATTCCATTAGCTACCGCGATGCTGGCGTTGATATGGAAGCAGGCGACGCCTTGGTTGAGCAAATTAAACCGTACGCAAAGCGTACTATGCGCCCAGAAGTATTAGCAGGAATCGGCGGATTTGGCTCTTTGTTTGAAATGCCTAAAAAGTTTAAAAATCCGGTGCTGGTTTCTGGCACAGATGGCGTGGGCACGAAATTAAAGCTGGCTTTTGAGCTGAATAAACATGACACGGTTGGTATCGATTTAGTCGCTATGAGTGTGAACGATATTTTGGTACAAGGTGCAGAACCGCTATTTTTCTTAGATTATTTTGCCTGCGGTAAGTTAGAAGTTGGCACTGCCGCACAAGTAATCAAAGGCATTGCTGAAGGTTGTGAGCAGTCTGGCTGTGCGCTAGTGGGCGGCGAAACAGCGGAAATGCCAGGCATGTACCCAGCAGGCGAATATGATTTAGCGGGTTTTGCAGTCGGCTGTGTGGATAAAGAAAAAATCATTAACGGATTAAGTATTGCCGCTGGTGATGTGGTGCTGGGCTTGGCTTCAAGCGGTGCCCATTCCAATGGATATTCTTTGATTCGCAAATTGATTGCGAACTCAGGCATCGATTTCGAATCCGATTTTCATGGTAAAAAATTCAAAGACGTAGTGATGGCACCGACTAGAATTTATGTGAAATCACTGCTTAAGTTGATTGAAACCTTACCTACAAAAGGTATGGCACATATTACAGGCGGCGGTATTACAGAAAATATTCCGCGTGTATTACCTGCTGGCTTAACCGCAGAAATCAATGCAAAAAGTTGGGATTTGCCGCCTTTGTTTAAATGGCTGCAAGCGCAAGGCAATATTACGCACAGCGAAATGTACAGAACCTTTAACTGCGGTATTGGCATGGTGGTCATTATGTCTAAAACAGATGCTGCTGCTGCTAAAAAATTGTTAGAAGATGCAGGTGAAACCGTGTATGAAATTGGGTCGATTCGCGCACAAAATAACGGTGAAGCGCCGACTATTGTTGTTTAG
- the soxZ gene encoding thiosulfate oxidation carrier complex protein SoxZ, translating into MDNIKMRAKLVNDLTEVKLIINHPMETGRKKDDSGELIPAHFIQLLTAKLNEKIVLEMQWGTGISKNPYLTFYLKDAKIGDKIMVNWTDNLGKIGEGDVLVMAA; encoded by the coding sequence ATGGACAATATAAAAATGCGCGCCAAGCTGGTTAACGACTTAACTGAGGTCAAATTGATCATTAATCATCCGATGGAAACTGGCCGCAAAAAAGACGATTCTGGAGAGTTGATTCCAGCCCATTTTATTCAATTGTTAACGGCTAAATTGAACGAAAAAATCGTGCTTGAAATGCAGTGGGGAACTGGCATCTCAAAAAATCCCTACCTGACTTTTTACCTAAAAGACGCGAAAATTGGCGACAAAATAATGGTTAACTGGACAGATAATCTGGGAAAAATAGGTGAAGGCGATGTGTTGGTGATGGCTGCATAA
- a CDS encoding AI-2E family transporter, with protein MPNQPKNSRKPLSDSNIVSDNRWLILSAVFLLLLYFLAPVLTPFLTAAILAYMCDPLVDRLSILGYKKYQFGRTTATVLVMMGLVGVITLLLLIIIPLLQKESQLIIERLPNFITSVRTIAEPWLQKHFGISLAIDSTQIQDVITKNWKTAGGVLGDVLKTAGTNSMALVGVVANILLLPVVLFYLLRDWDEMIAGIGNLIPRHIVGKTTEIAQEIDQMLAEFLRGQFTVMIIMSVFYALGLWLTGLEMALPIGIIAGLLGFIPYLGPAIGLGLALLVGALHFSSFGQLIPVLLVFGLGQLIESNFITPKLVGDRIGLHPVVVIFALLAGGQLFGFAGVLLALPVSAMIAVGLRRTKDSYLDSDTYLK; from the coding sequence ATGCCTAATCAACCAAAAAACAGTCGCAAACCATTATCTGACTCAAACATTGTGTCAGATAATCGTTGGTTGATTTTAAGTGCAGTTTTTCTACTGTTATTGTATTTTCTGGCGCCTGTGTTGACACCATTTTTAACCGCCGCGATTTTGGCTTATATGTGCGACCCTTTGGTTGATAGGCTGAGCATATTAGGCTACAAAAAATATCAATTTGGCCGCACAACCGCCACCGTATTAGTCATGATGGGACTTGTAGGTGTTATTACATTACTGCTTTTAATTATTATTCCCTTATTGCAAAAAGAGTCGCAACTCATTATTGAGCGCCTGCCGAATTTTATTACAAGCGTTCGCACCATAGCCGAACCATGGCTGCAAAAACACTTTGGTATCAGTTTGGCGATTGATAGCACGCAAATTCAAGATGTCATCACCAAAAACTGGAAAACAGCCGGCGGTGTCTTAGGTGACGTATTAAAAACGGCTGGTACCAATAGCATGGCACTGGTCGGCGTTGTCGCAAATATTCTATTGTTGCCTGTGGTTTTATTTTATTTATTGCGAGATTGGGATGAGATGATTGCAGGTATCGGCAACTTGATTCCACGTCATATTGTTGGCAAAACCACTGAAATCGCCCAAGAGATCGACCAGATGTTAGCTGAATTTTTACGCGGCCAATTTACGGTGATGATTATCATGAGCGTGTTTTATGCGCTTGGATTATGGTTAACCGGCTTAGAAATGGCGTTGCCTATCGGCATCATCGCAGGTTTATTAGGTTTTATCCCGTATTTAGGCCCAGCAATCGGTTTAGGCTTGGCTTTATTGGTTGGCGCATTACATTTTAGTAGTTTCGGTCAATTAATCCCCGTCTTGTTGGTATTTGGTCTTGGTCAATTGATAGAAAGCAATTTTATTACACCAAAATTGGTAGGCGACCGCATCGGCTTGCATCCTGTTGTGGTGATTTTTGCGTTGTTAGCGGGTGGGCAATTATTCGGCTTTGCAGGTGTATTGCTGGCTTTACCTGTGAGCGCGATGATTGCAGTGGGTTTACGCCGCACCAAAGATAGTTATCTAGATAGCGATACTTATCTTAAATAA
- a CDS encoding DUF3108 domain-containing protein — protein MFKQNQWIIFFCLALYGAIAQAAPKSIQLEYDLKRDGKLFAKVVENYSQVGDQYKIESVTKGVGVYALLGERKLSSNGSVTKDGLKPKHFESHQGDNNKKSLINDFDWAKNMLNMQVKGEVRTQALEKGTQDLLSYAYQFMFAQPTKARVGQNSINVTLTTGKKLKQYQYKIIARGLKLNAAGTDFKTLNIANTPVAGDDKKELWLAEDKYYLPVQYNLIDEDGANFEQILTKIHVE, from the coding sequence ATGTTTAAGCAAAATCAATGGATTATTTTTTTCTGCTTAGCGCTTTACGGTGCTATCGCACAAGCGGCACCTAAAAGTATTCAGCTGGAATATGACTTAAAGCGCGACGGCAAATTATTTGCCAAAGTGGTCGAAAACTATAGTCAAGTTGGCGACCAATATAAAATCGAATCAGTGACAAAAGGCGTTGGCGTTTATGCGTTGTTGGGTGAACGCAAATTATCAAGCAACGGCAGCGTGACAAAAGATGGTTTAAAACCAAAACATTTTGAATCGCATCAAGGGGATAACAATAAAAAATCCTTAATTAACGATTTTGATTGGGCAAAAAATATGCTCAACATGCAGGTGAAAGGTGAAGTGAGAACGCAAGCTTTAGAAAAGGGCACACAAGATTTATTGAGCTATGCCTACCAATTTATGTTTGCGCAGCCAACTAAAGCGCGTGTTGGCCAAAATAGCATCAATGTGACATTAACAACGGGTAAAAAGCTAAAGCAATATCAATATAAAATTATTGCGCGCGGCTTAAAGTTAAACGCGGCAGGCACAGATTTTAAAACTTTGAATATTGCCAATACGCCAGTGGCTGGGGATGATAAAAAAGAGCTTTGGCTAGCTGAAGATAAATATTATTTGCCTGTGCAATATAACTTGATCGATGAAGACGGTGCCAATTTTGAGCAAATATTAACCAAAATACATGTGGAATAA
- the moaC gene encoding cyclic pyranopterin monophosphate synthase MoaC — MANTNQALTHFDHSGQAHMVDVGDKAATRRIGIATGTISMLPTTLKLIQQGDAKKGDVLGIARIAAIQASKKTADLIPLCHPISLTKVSVTFDINAPESSINCTVSCETTGQTGVEMEALTAVSVGLLTIYDMCKAVDRGMTINAIRLLEKHGGKSGDWIASS, encoded by the coding sequence ATGGCGAATACCAATCAAGCACTTACCCACTTTGATCACAGCGGCCAAGCGCATATGGTGGATGTTGGCGACAAAGCCGCTACGCGCCGCATCGGCATTGCCACCGGCACAATTAGCATGTTGCCCACCACGCTTAAATTAATTCAGCAAGGCGATGCAAAAAAAGGCGATGTACTCGGCATCGCACGTATTGCAGCGATTCAAGCCAGCAAAAAAACAGCCGATTTGATTCCGCTTTGTCATCCGATTTCACTGACTAAAGTATCGGTAACATTCGACATAAATGCGCCTGAATCTAGCATTAACTGCACGGTAAGTTGTGAAACGACAGGTCAAACTGGGGTAGAGATGGAAGCATTGACTGCAGTCAGTGTCGGTTTGCTCACCATTTATGACATGTGCAAAGCGGTAGACCGCGGCATGACGATTAACGCCATAAGATTGTTAGAAAAACATGGTGGGAAATCAGGCGATTGGATTGCAAGCAGTTAA